tattaataatatatttttcctcaaaaataattaataatgtatttaatcatttaatttggCGTGatctatttattaaatatctTTCCAACCATTATCATTTTTCGTCCCCTGAAATTTTCCCATTCGCACCTTTCCATTTTTTCTTCAGTCCCTCCAAATCTTGCTTCTCCATCACTCAAACCTCAAACTCCCTCCCTCACTTCTTCTCCTCGATCCACAGCGTTTAAAAACTCAAAAACCAAAACCATCTTCGGGGTCACTTTCCTCTTCCTCTAGggttgtgtttgtgttttgtaCTGCGCGTTTCGATTCCTCGGCTATGCTCACTCTCCGACATTGTGTTGCGCTTCTCCGACTCTGAATTCTCGCGAAAACGACGTCGTTGCGTTGCTTTCGGTGGCGGCCATGGCTCCTGCTGCGGCGGAGTTTCCGGTGGGTCTCCGGGTTCTGGTGGTCGACGACGACGCCACCACGTTGAAGATTATCGAGCAAATGTCTATTCGCTGCCGTTACCGTGGTTAGTTGCTTTTCACGGAACTTCCATTCTGAGCTTAAAGCATTACTTTCTCTTCTAACTGGTCCCtcaagtgaaaagaaaaaaaaaaaggtcttaGAAGCAGTAGAAATCATGCTGAgtagtttttaaatattaaaaaaactcttGAAATTGGTCTCTGATGATTGTTCACTGCTTTCAGGATTATTTAAATAGCTTCATTACTTTAAGAAATGTACTTGGGATTAGGAAAGAGATAAATAATTCGAGTATGAAATTGGTGGTATATTCAAAAATTagtgttctgttttttttttgtttttttttttctcaactcGAATCTGAAAGTCactttgaaaaaataatctttctttttttttttttctagttcaCTGGGGTACGACTTTCGAAAACATAATCCGTTCTTTCTGGAAAATCTGTTCCCAACCACTTTCCCCTTAAGGGTTACGAGCTTTTTACGTTTTGGTTTAATTATGAATGAATCTTTTAGtcctaaaatttatattttaattttttttgtcattaaatttttttaactacccgagttaaaaaaaattaatgacagaaattttttgaaaattaaaatataaacatcagaaaataaaaaatctatttattaaatttattaaaaagtcCACTTATTAAATATAGGAACGGATACTTTGACTTTGTTTTAGGGAAACTGTGCTTAATGCCACATTGCCACTTAAACGATGACAATTTTGGTTATCTTAGACTCATGAGTCATGAGTCATGAGTGAACATGCATCAGGCTTTTGAGATTTGCGTAGCTTGACTTTGATTTGTACAATGCAAAATAGTTTGTCGTGCAAAGTTAGCCTTTTAAATATTCTGCTGTTATAGAGTGTTATGTATTTCATTTCTAATCGTTTAACTGATTTGTACCTAAGGAAAGAAGGATGTCCTAGGAAGATTTGCACGATATTCTTGCTATCACAGTTGTTATAGCAAAAGGGTTTGTGCCTTTTATTCTTCCCCTTTCTTGTTTCTATAAAGCTCGACCTGTTGTTATATAACGGCAATTTTGCCTTTCTGCCAATCCCTCACAGTTTGAGACTCTGATGAAGATAATTGTAAACAAACTGGCAGATAGGATTTGTgatattttctttgaatttttggTGTTCTTATTAAGTGTGTTCGGCTATGTGTAATGAATGTGAAAAGGGTTTggttttttgcatattttaagGAGCTGAACAAAGTTGTATTTGAATCTAATGGAGAATATTTATGTTTGCAGTCTATTCACTATGACCacaaatttctattaaaaatgatgttgtgaaaatttggaaatgatttcAATAGATGTTGTAGATCTAGTAAGTGTATGACATGGGTTGCTTTTGATATGCAACTCGTCTGAATTTAAACagtgtttttcttcttaattcttATTATGTTTATATCTTCCAGTTACCACATGCACTGAGGCTACTGTGGCTTTGAATCTTCTGCGGGAGAGGAAAGGTTGTTTTGATGTGGTGCTGAGTGATGTTCATATGCCAGACATGGATGGCTATAAACTCCTTGAACATGTTGGGCTGGAAATGGACCTTCCTGTAATTAGTAAGTGTTGTTTCTGTTGTCCCTAGAATTACAAGTGTGTTAATAATGCTTAACTTTTGATATATGTTCTGCATGGTGCAGTGATGTCTGGTGATAGTACTACAAGTGCTGTCATGAAGGGAATCAGACATGGGGCTTGTGATTATTTGATTAAGCCTGTACGTGAGGAAGAACTAAGGAATATATGGCAGCATGTTGTTAGGAAATTCTGGAATGACAGCAAAGAACAGGATAATTCTGGCAGCATGGAAGATAGTGATCAAAATAAACGGGGGAATGATGATGCTGAATATACTTCTGTTGCTGACGCAGCAGTAGTTAAAGCACCAAAAAAGAGGAGCagtttaaaagaagaagatattGAATTAGAGAGTGATGATCCAGCTGCATCTAAGAAGCCCCGTGTAGTGTGGTCTGTGGAACTGCATCAACAATTTGTCAGTGCAGTGAATCAACTTGGGCTTGACAGTATGAATCTCctacaatattttctttctattgcttttattttttcattcagtAACTAGACTTCATTGGATTACAAGAAGCATAAAGCATACATAACCTTACTAGTATAATCCTTTCCTTTTGAGTATTTAAGCGTTTTGCAATTTAGCTTAcatgtttttcttattcttgTATTTCAGAGGCTGTGCCAAAGAGAATACTTGAATTGATGAATGTCCCTGGTTTGACAAGAGAAAATGTTGCAAGTCATTTGCAGGTTTGTTTTTAGTTCAAAATGTGGAGTGATACTTTACCATTTTCCCTCAGAATTGTTTACatactaatttaaaataattggaTACACAGCTTATCTCATCAGTTACACTgtatttatgttctttttttaattcttatattatGCAATATATCCCATTTGTTTACACATGCCTCGGCCTTCGAGTTACTTTATATTTGGATTAAATGCCAtcgtattatttttctttcttgatgTCAATTTCATATGGTGTATTTTGTTTGTTCCAAGTGTACCTTCTGAGCAGTCTGGTATCTCCTATAAACTTGAAGTACAACTGCTTAATACTCTATGTGCCTGATTAGTCTTTCTTAACATTGATGAGTTAGCAAGTGTAAGTGTAGCTTCAATATATACAAGGCACAGAGGCATCCCAAgctcaaatttaatttagttttttgcTGTTCCAATTTAGGAAGAGAAGTTGATGAGGTTACCTGTCATAAATGAggttttagtttgtttttttatttaagacaaCTTAAAGTTGATGCCAAGGAGGTTCAACAGTGCTGTCTGTCTTAGTCTTACttttgtgaatatgaaatgttgGGTAAGGAAGAAATGGCATATTGAAAAATGATTTAAGCTGAGATGAGAATCTTGATGTCGATTATATGCAGCACAAAAGATTGCTTGATAAAAAATAGTTGGTTTTACTTGAGTCCATGAAATGGAAGAATGAGAGTATTGATGAATGAGAAAGGTGAGGGAGACAAAGAATGACATGGGTAGAAGTGATAGCAAGAATTTTGCAGATATGCAGTTTTTTTCCCTTCTACTTTTTAGAAGGACATGTAATTAGCTGATAGGATCAATAGGCCTAATATAAGTAGAAATGAATAGTAGCCTTTTTTCAGTGATAGATTTCATTCTATGTAAGTTTACTGGTTTCAGAATTAAGAGTTTAAGACCACAGTCATCATTTACTAACTAGAAAATAATTCCATAATTGGGTGAGTAACATTGTCGgttaatatgtaaatattttatcttttttctaacTAAGGCAATAGATGTAGATAAATGGACTTATCTTTTGTACCTATTTATATTGCAATTGTGAATTGTAATATTAATTTGCAGAAATTTAGACTTTATTTGAAGCGATTAACTGGAGTGGCACAGCAACAGAATGGGATGCTAAACACAGTTCCTGGGCCTATAGAATCCAATCTGGGAACTAATGGAAGATTTGACGTACAAGCTTTGGCTGCTGCTGGCCATGTTCCCCCTGAAACACTTGCAGCCATTCATGCTGAGCTCTTAGGTCACCCGACAAATAACATAATGTCTACAGTGGACCAAACTACCCTACTGCAAGCATCAATACAGGGGCTAAAACATTCCCATGCTGGACATGCTGTGGCATATGGTCAGCCTCTTGTAAAGTGTCCTTCGAACATTGGCAAGAATTTCTCTCCATCTATCTTGACTGTAAATGATACGTCATCAGGATATGGTGCATGGCTGTCATCTAATAATACAATTGGTTTAGTGAGACCCAATAATAGTGTTGAAAGGGTGGGTATTCAGAATAACAACATGCTGATATTAGAGCACCAACAAAGGCAGCAGCCCCAGCAAAAACAACAGCAGCAACAGCAAAAGCAACAGCAACAGCTGCAGCAGCAGTCATTGATACATGATCGAAGTTGTTCAATCAATGTTCAACCATCTTGCCTGGTGGTTCCCTCTCAATCCTCTGAAACTTTCCAGGCAATAAATAGTCCTGCTTCTGTCAATCAGGATTGCAGTTTTGCCTGGAATGCCATTATTGATTATAGTCTATTgccacaaaaatcaaataattcattTAGTGCATCTCAATTTCCTGGTGGGGACACAAAAGCTCGAGGTGTTCTCTATGGGTATACGACACCCTCTTCTTGTTCAACAAGCTCCAGCAATGGCAATATACAACAGCTTCAAAACTCCACTTTAACATTTGGTGCTGCAAGACCTTTGCCTAGCCTTTTGCCCATGACTGACAGAAAAGATCCCTATGGTTTTAAATCGGGTGATTTACTTGATCAAGTATGCTTTAGGAATCTTGGGTTTGTTGGCAAAGATAGCTGCATTCCAAGTAGGtttgtagaaaatgaaattgagtcATCTGTAAGTGATTTTACCCAAATGAAAGTTAATGTAGATATCAGTGGCAACAGACAGAAGGAGGAGCCAAATATTCCAAAAGTGAGCCACCCTATCATAGAAAGATATCCATCTCGTGATCATTCAAGTGTGTTCGCTGAATAGGTAAGGTGATGGCTATTTCTTTGAGTGTTATGTTTTATAAGATTGTGAATATTAGTTTAACTACATGGTTAGTGATATGAACATTATGTATTATTGGGGCTTATTGTAAGTATAATGAAGATCATATCTATCTTAACTGTTAATAAATTTCTTCTATGATAaaaattgaagagttatttaGCTATTTTCCAACCATTGTATGTGTTGTTCTTCTGCACAAGTTGTCTACTCTGTAATAATCTAAACTTCTAAATTAGCATTCGTGTCAAATAGTATTTTATctgtatttttttgtctttgataTTTTTCATACATAGATATAATAAATAACTACTGCAGAATATAATGAGTTGGAAGTTTATTAAAACCATGAGGAGGATGTTTGGCAATATTTGGCAAGTAccatacttatttttcttccaaaatatgctAATAATTAAATACCAACTGGGATGTGTTCCTCAAAAAGGTTAGGAGTTGAAGATATTGTAACAACTATCATTCTTTGGGCTCACACAAGttcattattataatttctctttctttctttcatcttttgATGTTCCTTGTTTATCTTATTCGTCTGCATTTTGATAAAACTTAATAgaggaataaaaaagaaaaagttgaatgGGCTTGCTCCTTTTCTCCTCCTCCCATGCACTTCTGATTATTGTGCTTACATTGGTCTTTGGTATGCCTAGATTCCACAATTCCCTGCTATAAGTtcgtatattttaatttatatttgtccTTATTATATTTAAGTTGGTTGTGAATGCCTGAATCTTGTTTTCAACAGGTTGAAATATTTGTTGAGAAGGCCTTTCTATACAGGTACGGAGTCAGTAGTAGTAATCGTTTAGAGTCAGTCTTCATTGGGATCTACAATGCACCAAAGAATCGATGGGAATGCCTTTCCATAAAGGTACAGATTGCTTCCTCGCTTCATTTTTTTAGACAGTAATTGTAGTTAGTTGTTGTCTTCATTGGGCTCTACAAGACCTGTTGCGTATAGAGCCCCATGAAAACTTGCTGTGTTACTTCTAAAAAACTGAAGAGGAAACAATGCGTACGATTGTGGAAAGACCTCACCAATTAGTTGGTGCATTGTAGTGCTCAAGGAAAGACTGACTCTGTATAAAGGATTCGTTTGCTTATGTTTCTTGGAATGTTCTATAATCTATCAACTAGTTTGTAGGGAAATAAAACATTCTGCTAACTTCAACTGTTTGAATTGATGACTTATTGCCATCAAAATTTTATCTAGGGATTCTTTGTTTGTAATGTTAAATACTTGGTAACTATACATTATGAAAATTGTGTAAGTTGTATGGTGTCTAATCATACTAATGATCTTCTTACCTTTGTATTTAGTATTAACTGCTTACATGAGACTCTTAATATTTAGGGACAATTACAATGTTTTAGTGTTTAACCATATTTGTTACCCTGAGAAAGTTCCATTGTATTTTCCATTCATTAAATTGGTGGTCagagtattttcattttttcccttaGTCACCGCTGCATGCTGCCACTTTCACCGGTGCACAACATTGTTGTTTGTTGTCTCTTATCAGGGGGAACATGGCCAGCAGCGGTTACTTAGAAAATGGCATtgtatttgagaaaaataaccCCATTTGATGCCCAAATTGTGTCGTATAATCGTATGTCACCATAATAGTACACAAACtgtgttatattttattgaaaaaaatgatatgtaaataatatattcTGGATATATTCAATGTATGTCCAAGTGTCATATGTAACATCTCTGATTTTAcaatcaattaataatttaacactAACAAATTAAGGATAATTTCTCATCATACGGAACTCAACAAAGAAAGGCAAAACGAGACTATTATAAGATAAATACAATATGATAACCTTAATTAAAAAAGTCATctcaaaaatgttattttttttatatgtaatgtTTAACATGTTTTTTAGAACTATAATAGACAATCATTGAAGATAAAGGAATGTGAAGGATGTTTATTGTAGTGAATATACAAAATATGATAGTCCCTTCCGTTAATGAAATCGTCAACTCTCACCGTAGATGCTCTAatggaaaatttattttgatgttgTGATAAATCAAACCAAACTTCACTTACTATTTTATCACATAAAATGTCCCATAAAAAAAGATAGTAGGCGATTTCTAGCGTGGAGAAGTTTGTATGTGGTCCACCGTGAACCATTCTTAGTGACTTGAAGAAATAGgttttttaaccaatattttttttataaaaaaatggatattggtcaatataagtatataacctTAATGGAGTTAATTGTGCAATTACTCTTACACCCTTAATGCCACCCCTCCAATTGAATTGCATTACATGTCTCACACATAGTGGCTCACTTCTTATCCCTCTGATTAAAACTGGCCACGCCAGTTAAAATTTTCGAAACGTTCTCCTCACTTCTTTCACATACTAAAACCACGTGTCTCCTTAATTTCTCCGGCGCCCAACTTTTCTCTGTTTGGCCACGACATTGCAAAATTGCAGCAAAAAACACTCCATGAAAGACAAATCGGCAAAAAGAAGAAGCTTTTGGTTCGTGCTATAATTTCGCTAATTTGCATTTGAAGATTGAAGCACCGTTTAAAAATGGACGAGCCAACAACTGATTCGAGCTCCACATTGATAAGTACAACATTGTTAGAGGAAGCATTGTGTACGTGAGGTGCATGAAGTGACGTTGGGGCGGCGCATGAGGTTTCAATGACTGTGCACGGTGACATCAATGGTAGACTCTGATTTCTCCCCTCGACGCAGTGGTTTTTGAGGGAAGGATTGATCACCCTTTAGTTcgatatacatataaataaataaaacatataaaatacacataaacaattttatatgGATAAAAAATTCGCATTCACTTCAGTATTactaaataaaacttattaaaagtaTATTCGACTCAGAATAAGACtgtcaaagtttacaaaagaatttttgttaaatcgatgagataaaataaaataaaacaacattattcaattaaaataaaaatccatcTCAAGTGTCACATTCTATCAGAACATTGTGTCTCAACGTTTTtttagcatgaggttctttaaaatcattcacctagtcatctgctctcacgaacacaaggttcgagatcatcacattcaaacacaaatagcacataggggagtgagttattacatttaaaaaaaatacaaataaacaaagacaatatcaaaataaattatagaagtatttataacatagctcaacttaatacaattcaCGTTCTTttaccactttatcatttaaaattcatttttcaatcatcaatcacattacaaatgaatcacacactctggtcaagacgtaataacactaatcaatttcataataaacaattaggaGGTGTTATGCAACAACTATACTAAGattcaagcctatatgcaatgtcgTACCATATCAGTGAAAAATCACATTGGagcacttaggagtacataacaagacatatCATACAATGGGTA
This region of Glycine max cultivar Williams 82 chromosome 7, Glycine_max_v4.0, whole genome shotgun sequence genomic DNA includes:
- the LOC100804937 gene encoding two-component response regulator ORR21 yields the protein MAPAAAEFPVGLRVLVVDDDATTLKIIEQMSIRCRYRVTTCTEATVALNLLRERKGCFDVVLSDVHMPDMDGYKLLEHVGLEMDLPVIMMSGDSTTSAVMKGIRHGACDYLIKPVREEELRNIWQHVVRKFWNDSKEQDNSGSMEDSDQNKRGNDDAEYTSVADAAVVKAPKKRSSLKEEDIELESDDPAASKKPRVVWSVELHQQFVSAVNQLGLDKAVPKRILELMNVPGLTRENVASHLQKFRLYLKRLTGVAQQQNGMLNTVPGPIESNLGTNGRFDVQALAAAGHVPPETLAAIHAELLGHPTNNIMSTVDQTTLLQASIQGLKHSHAGHAVAYGQPLVKCPSNIGKNFSPSILTVNDTSSGYGAWLSSNNTIGLVRPNNSVERVGIQNNNMLILEHQQRQQPQQKQQQQQQKQQQQLQQQSLIHDRSCSINVQPSCLVVPSQSSETFQAINSPASVNQDCSFAWNAIIDYSLLPQKSNNSFSASQFPGGDTKARGVLYGYTTPSSCSTSSSNGNIQQLQNSTLTFGAARPLPSLLPMTDRKDPYGFKSGDLLDQVCFRNLGFVGKDSCIPSRFVENEIESSVSDFTQMKVNVDISGNRQKEEPNIPKVSHPIIERYPSRDHSSVFAE